A single genomic interval of Xyrauchen texanus isolate HMW12.3.18 chromosome 40, RBS_HiC_50CHRs, whole genome shotgun sequence harbors:
- the gucy2cb gene encoding guanylyl cyclase C isoform X4: MPLFKWLRSFGLSCDFKKDLTRLLPPARKISSFFVHFWKFSDNIKPAWKTVYIYKKQNNTEDCFWYINALEVDSAHFSSSLEKRVVLRKEEELSVALASKDRDSNLFIICGTPDDIMDLKNGTMDSDNEIVFLLINLYNDCYYNGRSNAAMKNVLVLTMPNTRNYTIDTSGNNSMNDYIAAYHDAVLLFGQVMRRIWNMASSELHDMESVSINYFRNVSFKGIGGDYELDEYGDRDLIFSLIYTNNDNEYKVLYEFNTTTNHTQSVDSSPSFIWPQLHLPEDRPSIDSKGMQVQNMIVIALCTAVVGLMATLAFIFYWQNRSYRHMQKRWSHISSELIMPLELSEHNMVCLKIEEDTKTSYNLRRARYDKKIVILKELMHTDGNFSEKQRIELNALLKIDYYNLTKFYGTVKFNKVFGVFEYGERGSLRNVLDNKISYPEETFMDWQYKISVMYDIANGMSYLHASNIAVHGRLKSTNCVVDNRMVVKIADFGFNTIFSPSKDLWTAPEHLRKPGFSQKGDVYSFAIISQEIMMRKCTFYTSTCSDHAEKLARVQYPSLTPFFRPDLNFENAGDKEQEVCMLIRNCWDEDPDRRPDFKKIEITLRKIVSLDNQANESYMENLIRRLQMYSCNLERLVEERTALYKAERDRADYLNFMLLPGPVVRSLKETGKVEPELFDEVTIYFSDIVGFTSLCHYSTPMEVVDMLNDIYKNFDSILDNHDVYKVETIGDAYMVVSGLPRRNGNRHAMDICHMALDILAFMGTFQLRHLPGLPVWIRIGVHSGPCAAGVVGIKMPRYCLFGDTVNTASRMESTGLPLRIHVSQSTISILQRTDCKFEYKKRGETYLKGKGKETTYWLTGVTGQDYNLPTPPTAENFQHLQQDLAQMIKTCLEKRPTSMRKRKTLSTSHKVLMVEAEMEFIEQPEYLHLAIGDSLSTYL; the protein is encoded by the exons ATGCCACTTTTCAAATGGTTGA GAAGCTTTGGACTGTCTTGTGACTTCAAGAAAGATCTGACTCGCCTTTTGCCTCCAGCACGAAAAATCTCTAGCTTCTTTGTTCACTTTTGGAAGTTCAGTGATAATATCAAGCCTGCATGGaaaacagtgtatatatacaagAAACAGAATAACACAGAGGACTGTTTCTG GTACATAAATGCTCTTGAGGTTGATTCAGCCCACTTTTCATCCAGTTTAGAGAAACGAGTGGTTCTGCGAAAAGAGGAAGAGCTAAGTGTGGCTTTAGCAAGCAAAGACCGGGACAGTAACC ttttcATTATATGTGGCACACCTGATGACATAATGGATCTGAAGAATGGCACTATGGATTCTGATAATGAAATTGTTTTTCTTCTGATTAACCTTTACAA TGACTGTTATTACAATGGGAGATCTAACGCTGCTATGAAGAATGTCCTGGTGCTAACAATGCCAAACACAAGAAATTACACCATTGATACTTCTGGTAACAACTCG ATGAATGATTATATTGCGGCATATCATGATGCAGTGCTGCTATTTGGGCAGGTGATGAGGAGGATCTGGAACATGGCCTCTTCAGAACTTCATGATATGGAGAGCGTCAGCATCAACTACTTCAGAAATGTGTCATTCAAAG GTATTGGTGGAGATTATGAGCTGGATGAATATGGTGACAGGGATCTGATATTTTCTTTGATCTACACAAACAATGACAATGAG TACAAAGTTCTTTACGAGTTCAACACTACCACCAACCATACTCAATCAGTGGACAGCAGTCCTTCCTTTATTTGGCCTCAACTCCATCTACCTGAAGACCGTCCATCAATAGATTCCAAAG gCATGCAAGTCCAGAATATGATTGTCATTGCATTGTGTACTGCTGTTGTGGGATTGATGGCTACACTTGCCTTCATCTTTTACTG GCAAAACAGATCTTATCGACACATGCAGAAAAGATGGTCACACATCTCCTCAGAGCTCATTATGCCTCTAGAGTTGAGTGAGCACAATATGGTCTGTCTGAAG ATTGAGGAAGACACTAAAACAAGTTACAACTTGCGTCGTGCTCGTTATGATAAAAAG aTTGTGATCCTTAAGGAGTTGATGCACACAGATGGCAACTTCTCCGAGAAACAGAGGATCGAGCTTAATGCG CTCTTGAAAATTGATTATTACAACCTGacaaaattctatgggacagTCAAGTTTAACAAAGTTTTTGGAGTGTTCGAGTATGGAGAGAGGGGATCCCTCAGA aatGTGCTTGATAATAAGATTTCATACCCAGAAGAGACCTTCATGGACTGGCAGTATAAGATTTCTGTCATGTATGACATTGCCAAT GGCATGTCTTATCTCCATGCAAGTAACATTGCAGTCCATGGGCGACTTAAATCCACTAACTGTGTGGTTGACAACCGAATGGTAGTGAAGATTGCAGACTTTGGCTTTAATACAATTTTCAGTCCCAGTAAAG ATCTGTGGACAGCACCTGAACACTTGCGGAAACCAGGGTTCTCTCAGAAAGGGGATGTCTACAGCTTTGCCATAATTTCCCAGGAAATCATGATGAGGAAGTGCACATTCTACACAAGCACCTGCTCTGATCATGCTG AGAAGCTGGCCAGAGTGCAATATCCTAGTCTGACCCCTTTCTTCAGACCTGATCTAAACTTTGAGAATGCAGGTGATAAAGAACAGGAG GTGTGCATGCTAATCAGAAATTGTTGGGATGAGGACCCAGATAGAAGACCAGACTTCAAAAAGATAGAAATCACTCTACGAAAGATTGTCAG TCTGGACAACCAGGCAAATGAGAGCTACATGGAGAACCTGATTCGTCGGCTGCAGATGTATTCCTGTAACCTTGAGCGACTGGTTGAGGAACGCACCGCTCTGTACAAGGCTGAACGAGACCGAGCAGACTACCTGAACTTCATGCTTCTGCCTGG ACCAGTTGTGCGCTCTCTAAAGGAAACAGGAAAAGTGGAGCCTGAGCTCTTTGACGAGGTCACCATCTACTTCAGTGACATTGTGGGCTTCACCTCACTGTGCCACTACAGCACTCCCATGGAGGTGGTGGACATGCTCAATGACATCTACAAAAACTTTGACAGCATCCTTGACAATCATGATGTCTACAAG GTGGAGACGATTGGTGATGCATACATGGTGGTGTCTGGTCTGCCTCGGCGGAATGGAAACAGGCATGCAATGGACATCTGCCACATGGCACTGGATATCCTGGCCTTCATGGGCACATTTCAGTTACGCCATCTGCCTGGCCTGCCCGTGTGGATCCGCATCGGTGTGCACTCAG GGCCCTGTGCTGCTGGGGTAGTGGGAATTAAGATGCCCAGATACTGTCTGTTTGGAGACACTGTGAACACAGCGTCTCGCATGGAGTCCACAGGTCTAC CTTTACGAATCCATGTAAGTCAGTCAACTATCAGCATTCTCCAGCGGACAGACTGCAAATTTGAGTATAAAAAGAGAGGAGAAACATACTTAAAG GGTAAAGGAAAAGAGACAACATACTGGTTGACGGGAGTAACAGGGCAGGATTATAATCTGCCAACACCACCAACAGC
- the gucy2cb gene encoding guanylyl cyclase C isoform X3 → MPLFKWLTGSFGLSCDFKKDLTRLLPPARKISSFFVHFWKFSDNIKPAWKTVYIYKKQNNTEDCFWYINALEVDSAHFSSSLEKRVVLRKEEELSVALASKDRDSNLFIICGTPDDIMDLKNGTMDSDNEIVFLLINLYNDCYYNGRSNAAMKNVLVLTMPNTRNYTIDTSGNNSMNDYIAAYHDAVLLFGQVMRRIWNMASSELHDMESVSINYFRNVSFKGIGGDYELDEYGDRDLIFSLIYTNNDNEYKVLYEFNTTTNHTQSVDSSPSFIWPQLHLPEDRPSIDSKGMQVQNMIVIALCTAVVGLMATLAFIFYWQNRSYRHMQKRWSHISSELIMPLELSEHNMVCLKIEEDTKTSYNLRRARYDKKIVILKELMHTDGNFSEKQRIELNALLKIDYYNLTKFYGTVKFNKVFGVFEYGERGSLRNVLDNKISYPEETFMDWQYKISVMYDIANGMSYLHASNIAVHGRLKSTNCVVDNRMVVKIADFGFNTIFSPSKDLWTAPEHLRKPGFSQKGDVYSFAIISQEIMMRKCTFYTSTCSDHAEKLARVQYPSLTPFFRPDLNFENAGDKEQEVCMLIRNCWDEDPDRRPDFKKIEITLRKIVSLDNQANESYMENLIRRLQMYSCNLERLVEERTALYKAERDRADYLNFMLLPGPVVRSLKETGKVEPELFDEVTIYFSDIVGFTSLCHYSTPMEVVDMLNDIYKNFDSILDNHDVYKVETIGDAYMVVSGLPRRNGNRHAMDICHMALDILAFMGTFQLRHLPGLPVWIRIGVHSGPCAAGVVGIKMPRYCLFGDTVNTASRMESTGLPLRIHVSQSTISILQRTDCKFEYKKRGETYLKGKGKETTYWLTGVTGQDYNLPTPPTAENFQHLQQDLAQMIKTCLEKRPTSMRKRKTLSTSHKVLMVEAEMEFIEQPEYLHLAIGDSLSTYL, encoded by the exons ATGCCACTTTTCAAATGGTTGA CAGGAAGCTTTGGACTGTCTTGTGACTTCAAGAAAGATCTGACTCGCCTTTTGCCTCCAGCACGAAAAATCTCTAGCTTCTTTGTTCACTTTTGGAAGTTCAGTGATAATATCAAGCCTGCATGGaaaacagtgtatatatacaagAAACAGAATAACACAGAGGACTGTTTCTG GTACATAAATGCTCTTGAGGTTGATTCAGCCCACTTTTCATCCAGTTTAGAGAAACGAGTGGTTCTGCGAAAAGAGGAAGAGCTAAGTGTGGCTTTAGCAAGCAAAGACCGGGACAGTAACC ttttcATTATATGTGGCACACCTGATGACATAATGGATCTGAAGAATGGCACTATGGATTCTGATAATGAAATTGTTTTTCTTCTGATTAACCTTTACAA TGACTGTTATTACAATGGGAGATCTAACGCTGCTATGAAGAATGTCCTGGTGCTAACAATGCCAAACACAAGAAATTACACCATTGATACTTCTGGTAACAACTCG ATGAATGATTATATTGCGGCATATCATGATGCAGTGCTGCTATTTGGGCAGGTGATGAGGAGGATCTGGAACATGGCCTCTTCAGAACTTCATGATATGGAGAGCGTCAGCATCAACTACTTCAGAAATGTGTCATTCAAAG GTATTGGTGGAGATTATGAGCTGGATGAATATGGTGACAGGGATCTGATATTTTCTTTGATCTACACAAACAATGACAATGAG TACAAAGTTCTTTACGAGTTCAACACTACCACCAACCATACTCAATCAGTGGACAGCAGTCCTTCCTTTATTTGGCCTCAACTCCATCTACCTGAAGACCGTCCATCAATAGATTCCAAAG gCATGCAAGTCCAGAATATGATTGTCATTGCATTGTGTACTGCTGTTGTGGGATTGATGGCTACACTTGCCTTCATCTTTTACTG GCAAAACAGATCTTATCGACACATGCAGAAAAGATGGTCACACATCTCCTCAGAGCTCATTATGCCTCTAGAGTTGAGTGAGCACAATATGGTCTGTCTGAAG ATTGAGGAAGACACTAAAACAAGTTACAACTTGCGTCGTGCTCGTTATGATAAAAAG aTTGTGATCCTTAAGGAGTTGATGCACACAGATGGCAACTTCTCCGAGAAACAGAGGATCGAGCTTAATGCG CTCTTGAAAATTGATTATTACAACCTGacaaaattctatgggacagTCAAGTTTAACAAAGTTTTTGGAGTGTTCGAGTATGGAGAGAGGGGATCCCTCAGA aatGTGCTTGATAATAAGATTTCATACCCAGAAGAGACCTTCATGGACTGGCAGTATAAGATTTCTGTCATGTATGACATTGCCAAT GGCATGTCTTATCTCCATGCAAGTAACATTGCAGTCCATGGGCGACTTAAATCCACTAACTGTGTGGTTGACAACCGAATGGTAGTGAAGATTGCAGACTTTGGCTTTAATACAATTTTCAGTCCCAGTAAAG ATCTGTGGACAGCACCTGAACACTTGCGGAAACCAGGGTTCTCTCAGAAAGGGGATGTCTACAGCTTTGCCATAATTTCCCAGGAAATCATGATGAGGAAGTGCACATTCTACACAAGCACCTGCTCTGATCATGCTG AGAAGCTGGCCAGAGTGCAATATCCTAGTCTGACCCCTTTCTTCAGACCTGATCTAAACTTTGAGAATGCAGGTGATAAAGAACAGGAG GTGTGCATGCTAATCAGAAATTGTTGGGATGAGGACCCAGATAGAAGACCAGACTTCAAAAAGATAGAAATCACTCTACGAAAGATTGTCAG TCTGGACAACCAGGCAAATGAGAGCTACATGGAGAACCTGATTCGTCGGCTGCAGATGTATTCCTGTAACCTTGAGCGACTGGTTGAGGAACGCACCGCTCTGTACAAGGCTGAACGAGACCGAGCAGACTACCTGAACTTCATGCTTCTGCCTGG ACCAGTTGTGCGCTCTCTAAAGGAAACAGGAAAAGTGGAGCCTGAGCTCTTTGACGAGGTCACCATCTACTTCAGTGACATTGTGGGCTTCACCTCACTGTGCCACTACAGCACTCCCATGGAGGTGGTGGACATGCTCAATGACATCTACAAAAACTTTGACAGCATCCTTGACAATCATGATGTCTACAAG GTGGAGACGATTGGTGATGCATACATGGTGGTGTCTGGTCTGCCTCGGCGGAATGGAAACAGGCATGCAATGGACATCTGCCACATGGCACTGGATATCCTGGCCTTCATGGGCACATTTCAGTTACGCCATCTGCCTGGCCTGCCCGTGTGGATCCGCATCGGTGTGCACTCAG GGCCCTGTGCTGCTGGGGTAGTGGGAATTAAGATGCCCAGATACTGTCTGTTTGGAGACACTGTGAACACAGCGTCTCGCATGGAGTCCACAGGTCTAC CTTTACGAATCCATGTAAGTCAGTCAACTATCAGCATTCTCCAGCGGACAGACTGCAAATTTGAGTATAAAAAGAGAGGAGAAACATACTTAAAG GGTAAAGGAAAAGAGACAACATACTGGTTGACGGGAGTAACAGGGCAGGATTATAATCTGCCAACACCACCAACAGC
- the gucy2cb gene encoding guanylyl cyclase C isoform X1 produces MDYSKWLFACLLWALLNKCHFMSESCFNGTFKMHVVLLDDDVSPWSINFVKPAVMKAIEYDSSINFNDGVGHNLSVNFKGFQTIYYLRKGCTSSTCEGVEILNNLEKAGEVRCALLGPTCTYATFQMVDLEIGLNLNMPIISAGSFGLSCDFKKDLTRLLPPARKISSFFVHFWKFSDNIKPAWKTVYIYKKQNNTEDCFWYINALEVDSAHFSSSLEKRVVLRKEEELSVALASKDRDSNLFIICGTPDDIMDLKNGTMDSDNEIVFLLINLYNDCYYNGRSNAAMKNVLVLTMPNTRNYTIDTSGNNSMNDYIAAYHDAVLLFGQVMRRIWNMASSELHDMESVSINYFRNVSFKGIGGDYELDEYGDRDLIFSLIYTNNDNEYKVLYEFNTTTNHTQSVDSSPSFIWPQLHLPEDRPSIDSKGMQVQNMIVIALCTAVVGLMATLAFIFYWQNRSYRHMQKRWSHISSELIMPLELSEHNMVCLKIEEDTKTSYNLRRARYDKKIVILKELMHTDGNFSEKQRIELNALLKIDYYNLTKFYGTVKFNKVFGVFEYGERGSLRNVLDNKISYPEETFMDWQYKISVMYDIANGMSYLHASNIAVHGRLKSTNCVVDNRMVVKIADFGFNTIFSPSKDLWTAPEHLRKPGFSQKGDVYSFAIISQEIMMRKCTFYTSTCSDHAEKLARVQYPSLTPFFRPDLNFENAGDKEQEVCMLIRNCWDEDPDRRPDFKKIEITLRKIVSLDNQANESYMENLIRRLQMYSCNLERLVEERTALYKAERDRADYLNFMLLPGPVVRSLKETGKVEPELFDEVTIYFSDIVGFTSLCHYSTPMEVVDMLNDIYKNFDSILDNHDVYKVETIGDAYMVVSGLPRRNGNRHAMDICHMALDILAFMGTFQLRHLPGLPVWIRIGVHSGPCAAGVVGIKMPRYCLFGDTVNTASRMESTGLPLRIHVSQSTISILQRTDCKFEYKKRGETYLKGKGKETTYWLTGVTGQDYNLPTPPTAENFQHLQQDLAQMIKTCLEKRPTSMRKRKTLSTSHKVLMVEAEMEFIEQPEYLHLAIGDSLSTYL; encoded by the exons atggATTACAGCAAATGGTTATTTGCTTGTTTGTTGTGGGCATTGCTAAACAAATGTCACTTCATGAGTGAGTCTTGCTTCAATGGAACTTTCAAGATGCATGTTGTTTTATTGGATGACGACGTGTCGCCTTGGAGTATCAATTTTGTGAAGCCTGCGGTGATGAAAGCCATTGAATATGATTCTTCTATCAACTTTAATGATG GTGTGGGTCACAATTTATCCGTTAACTTCAAAGGGTTTCAAACCATTTATTACTTGCGAAAAGGATGCACCAGTAGCACCTGTGAGGGGGTTGAAATTTTGAATAATCTTGAG AAAGCAGGGGAGGTGAGATGTGCTCTTTTGGGACCAACCTGCACTTATGCCACTTTTCAAATGGTTGA TTTGGAGATTGGCCTGAACCTTAATATGCCCATCATCTCAGCAGGAAGCTTTGGACTGTCTTGTGACTTCAAGAAAGATCTGACTCGCCTTTTGCCTCCAGCACGAAAAATCTCTAGCTTCTTTGTTCACTTTTGGAAGTTCAGTGATAATATCAAGCCTGCATGGaaaacagtgtatatatacaagAAACAGAATAACACAGAGGACTGTTTCTG GTACATAAATGCTCTTGAGGTTGATTCAGCCCACTTTTCATCCAGTTTAGAGAAACGAGTGGTTCTGCGAAAAGAGGAAGAGCTAAGTGTGGCTTTAGCAAGCAAAGACCGGGACAGTAACC ttttcATTATATGTGGCACACCTGATGACATAATGGATCTGAAGAATGGCACTATGGATTCTGATAATGAAATTGTTTTTCTTCTGATTAACCTTTACAA TGACTGTTATTACAATGGGAGATCTAACGCTGCTATGAAGAATGTCCTGGTGCTAACAATGCCAAACACAAGAAATTACACCATTGATACTTCTGGTAACAACTCG ATGAATGATTATATTGCGGCATATCATGATGCAGTGCTGCTATTTGGGCAGGTGATGAGGAGGATCTGGAACATGGCCTCTTCAGAACTTCATGATATGGAGAGCGTCAGCATCAACTACTTCAGAAATGTGTCATTCAAAG GTATTGGTGGAGATTATGAGCTGGATGAATATGGTGACAGGGATCTGATATTTTCTTTGATCTACACAAACAATGACAATGAG TACAAAGTTCTTTACGAGTTCAACACTACCACCAACCATACTCAATCAGTGGACAGCAGTCCTTCCTTTATTTGGCCTCAACTCCATCTACCTGAAGACCGTCCATCAATAGATTCCAAAG gCATGCAAGTCCAGAATATGATTGTCATTGCATTGTGTACTGCTGTTGTGGGATTGATGGCTACACTTGCCTTCATCTTTTACTG GCAAAACAGATCTTATCGACACATGCAGAAAAGATGGTCACACATCTCCTCAGAGCTCATTATGCCTCTAGAGTTGAGTGAGCACAATATGGTCTGTCTGAAG ATTGAGGAAGACACTAAAACAAGTTACAACTTGCGTCGTGCTCGTTATGATAAAAAG aTTGTGATCCTTAAGGAGTTGATGCACACAGATGGCAACTTCTCCGAGAAACAGAGGATCGAGCTTAATGCG CTCTTGAAAATTGATTATTACAACCTGacaaaattctatgggacagTCAAGTTTAACAAAGTTTTTGGAGTGTTCGAGTATGGAGAGAGGGGATCCCTCAGA aatGTGCTTGATAATAAGATTTCATACCCAGAAGAGACCTTCATGGACTGGCAGTATAAGATTTCTGTCATGTATGACATTGCCAAT GGCATGTCTTATCTCCATGCAAGTAACATTGCAGTCCATGGGCGACTTAAATCCACTAACTGTGTGGTTGACAACCGAATGGTAGTGAAGATTGCAGACTTTGGCTTTAATACAATTTTCAGTCCCAGTAAAG ATCTGTGGACAGCACCTGAACACTTGCGGAAACCAGGGTTCTCTCAGAAAGGGGATGTCTACAGCTTTGCCATAATTTCCCAGGAAATCATGATGAGGAAGTGCACATTCTACACAAGCACCTGCTCTGATCATGCTG AGAAGCTGGCCAGAGTGCAATATCCTAGTCTGACCCCTTTCTTCAGACCTGATCTAAACTTTGAGAATGCAGGTGATAAAGAACAGGAG GTGTGCATGCTAATCAGAAATTGTTGGGATGAGGACCCAGATAGAAGACCAGACTTCAAAAAGATAGAAATCACTCTACGAAAGATTGTCAG TCTGGACAACCAGGCAAATGAGAGCTACATGGAGAACCTGATTCGTCGGCTGCAGATGTATTCCTGTAACCTTGAGCGACTGGTTGAGGAACGCACCGCTCTGTACAAGGCTGAACGAGACCGAGCAGACTACCTGAACTTCATGCTTCTGCCTGG ACCAGTTGTGCGCTCTCTAAAGGAAACAGGAAAAGTGGAGCCTGAGCTCTTTGACGAGGTCACCATCTACTTCAGTGACATTGTGGGCTTCACCTCACTGTGCCACTACAGCACTCCCATGGAGGTGGTGGACATGCTCAATGACATCTACAAAAACTTTGACAGCATCCTTGACAATCATGATGTCTACAAG GTGGAGACGATTGGTGATGCATACATGGTGGTGTCTGGTCTGCCTCGGCGGAATGGAAACAGGCATGCAATGGACATCTGCCACATGGCACTGGATATCCTGGCCTTCATGGGCACATTTCAGTTACGCCATCTGCCTGGCCTGCCCGTGTGGATCCGCATCGGTGTGCACTCAG GGCCCTGTGCTGCTGGGGTAGTGGGAATTAAGATGCCCAGATACTGTCTGTTTGGAGACACTGTGAACACAGCGTCTCGCATGGAGTCCACAGGTCTAC CTTTACGAATCCATGTAAGTCAGTCAACTATCAGCATTCTCCAGCGGACAGACTGCAAATTTGAGTATAAAAAGAGAGGAGAAACATACTTAAAG GGTAAAGGAAAAGAGACAACATACTGGTTGACGGGAGTAACAGGGCAGGATTATAATCTGCCAACACCACCAACAGC